Within Streptomyces sp. SS1-1, the genomic segment GACGCTGGCGAGCCGGGCCATCGGCGAGGTGTTCATCACCACCGGCGTGCTCATGCTGCTGTTCGTCAGCTACCAGCTGTGGTGGACGAACGTCCGGGCGCACGCGCAGGCGGACAAGGAGGCCAGCAGCCTCCAGGACGACTGGGCGAGCGGCAAGCGCAACCCGGGCAGCTTCGAACCGGGCCAGGGCTTCGCCCTGCTGCACATCCCGAAGCTGGACGTCGTCGTGCCGATCGCCGAGGGCATCAGCAACAAGCAGGTGCTGGACCGGGGCATGGTCGGCCACTACGGCGAGGGCAAGCTGAAGACGGCGATGCCGGACGCCAAGACCGGCAACTTCGGGCTGGCCGGGCACCGCAACACCCATGGCGAGCCGTTCCGGTACATCAACCGGCTCACCCCTGGGGACGACATCGTCGTGGAGACACAGGACAAGTTCTTCGTGTACAAGATGGCGTCGGTCCTGCCGGTGACGTCGCCGAGCAACGTCAGTGTGCTGGAGCCGGTCCCGCGGGGATCGGGATTCACCAAGCCGGGCCGCTACATCACGCTCACCACGTGCACACCGGAGTTCACGAGTAAGTACCGGTTGATCGTCTGGGGCAAGATGGTCGAGGAACGGCCGCGCAGCAAGGGCAAGCCGGATGCGCTCGTCAGTTAAGGGCAGATGAACGTGGCATCGACCACCGACGACACCGAGTACGCGGACCGCTCCGCGTCGCGTCAGTCCCCGCGCCGGCCGGAACGCCGCCGCCGTCTGGGTCCCGTGGCGGCGGTGATCAGCGTCTTCGGTGAACTCCTCATCACGGCGGGCCTGGTGATGGGCCTGTTCGTCGTGTACTCCCTGTGGTGGACGAACGTCCTCGCCGACCGGGCGGCCGGCAAGGAGGCCGACAAGGTCCGTGACGGCTGGGAGCACCAGGACGACGGTTCCGGTCGCCCCCCGGAGTTCGACTCCGGGGCCGGTATCGGCTTCCTCCACGTTCCCGCGATGAGCAAGAGCGAGATCCTCGTCGAGAAGGGCACGTCGTCGAAGATCCTCAACGACGGGGTCGCCGGGTACTACACGGACCCGGTCAAGGCGACGCTGCCGACGTCGGACAAGAAGGGCAACTTCTCCCTCGCGGCGCACCGGGACGGGCACGGCGCCAAGTTCCACAACATCCACAAGCTCGCCGAGGGCGATCCGATCGTCTTCGAGACGAAGGACAAGTGGTACGTCTACAAGGTCTACTCCGTCCTTCCGGAGACCTCGAAGTACAACGTCCAGGTCCTCGGGGACGTCCCGAAGGAGTCGGGGAAGACCAAGGCGGGCCACTACATCACGCTGACGACCTGCACGCCGGTCTACACGAGCCGCTACCGGTACGTCGTGTGGGGCGAACTGCAGCGCGTCGAGAAGGTGGACGAGCAGCGCACACCGCCGAAGGAACTGCGCTGACCCGGCCCTGACGTGAAAGAGCCCCCGGTGTCCTGGAGAGGACACCGGGGGCTCTTCCGTGTACCGCGGCCCACCGTCAGCCGAAGGGGCCGCCGTTGTTGCCGCCGTTGTTGTTGCCGCCGCCGAAGCCGACCGTGGTCAGCTTGACCGTGGTGTTGGCGGGGTCGACCGGCCGGCCGGCGTTGGGGTCCTGCCGGACGACGAGGGCGTTGTCGCCCTGGTCGCTGCCGTTCTCGAACTGGATGTTCGTGAACCCGGCCTGCTGCAGGGTCTGCTTGGCCTGGCCGACCGTCTGACCGACGACGTTGGGCACCTGCGCCTTCTGCGCGGCCTGCTTGCCGATCTGGATGGTCACCGTGGAGTTCTTGTCGACCTTGCTGCCGGCCGCCGGGGACGTCGAGATGACCTTGCCGACCTGGTTCGGGTCCTGGGTGTCGACCTCGGTGCAGTTGCCGGTGAGGTCGTTGTCGTCCATCTGTGCCTTCGCCTCG encodes:
- a CDS encoding class E sortase, with protein sequence MTALRPERESGTAYGQSSGDSYGGAGDQGTPHGQQPYGDSGAHGDWYGDGAAAAQAQAGYGADGYGSERYGAQTYGTDAYQEPYAQQTQPSRPEHAQPQQQTYIPPPDDETVALRIADTAAAVGARSGGRSTESPDESPVGGRAARRKAAKRRHGRRGAGRPDPETAEAEPDAPTAPRSRLEARRQARARKPSAATLASRAIGEVFITTGVLMLLFVSYQLWWTNVRAHAQADKEASSLQDDWASGKRNPGSFEPGQGFALLHIPKLDVVVPIAEGISNKQVLDRGMVGHYGEGKLKTAMPDAKTGNFGLAGHRNTHGEPFRYINRLTPGDDIVVETQDKFFVYKMASVLPVTSPSNVSVLEPVPRGSGFTKPGRYITLTTCTPEFTSKYRLIVWGKMVEERPRSKGKPDALVS
- a CDS encoding class E sortase gives rise to the protein MNVASTTDDTEYADRSASRQSPRRPERRRRLGPVAAVISVFGELLITAGLVMGLFVVYSLWWTNVLADRAAGKEADKVRDGWEHQDDGSGRPPEFDSGAGIGFLHVPAMSKSEILVEKGTSSKILNDGVAGYYTDPVKATLPTSDKKGNFSLAAHRDGHGAKFHNIHKLAEGDPIVFETKDKWYVYKVYSVLPETSKYNVQVLGDVPKESGKTKAGHYITLTTCTPVYTSRYRYVVWGELQRVEKVDEQRTPPKELR